In Asticcacaulis sp. SL142, the sequence AAGATATGAACTCTCGGAGGACTCGCGCCCAAAATGCAAGACAAATCCTCCTTGGAAATTGTCGCCTCGCTGTGTTCGAATTTCGCATGATCGCGGATCATCGCCAGCAAGCCGTCGCAATCGCTTGGCCGGGCTTGCCTGACGGTGACGGGCATCAGGTCGGCTCGACCTGAAGCGAAAAACCCTCATCGAGCCAGCCGGTAACACCACCGGCCATAATTTTCACGGGGCGTCCCAAGTCGGCGAGGCGGAGTCCGCCGCGTGCAGCTCCGTTACAATGCGGGCCAGCACAATAGGTCACGAAAATGGTGTCCTCGCTCCACTGCGCCATCTTCGAAGTAACGATTTTTCCGTGGGGCAGGTTAATTGCACCAGGAACATGGCCCTTGGCGAAGAGAGCGGGACTGCGCACGTCGAGCAGCACGAAGTCCGCGCCCTTCGATAGGGACTCGTGAACGTCCCAGCAGTCGGTCTCGAACGTGAACTCAGCAGCGAAATGCTCGCGCGCAAGATGGCTTGGGGCGGGAGCTACAGCGGTAACAGCGGTTGGCATAGTGAAATCTCCTTTCGCAGCACTGGTGACATGCAGCGCGCGTTGCTTGCAATTGGCGTAAATGACAATATACGTACATATTATGCCAAACCTACAGAACCCACTCGTCGTCGCCCTGCTTTATGACGGGCTATGCACATTCGAATTCGGGATCGTCGCGGAGGTTTTCGGCCTCGCCCGACCGGAGATGGGGCCGACATGGTATCGCTTCGCCAGTTGTGCGATCGAGCCGGGGCCATTGCGGGCGCACGGCGGGTTCAGCATCATTGCTGACGGTGCCTCTGATCTGATCGAACACGCCGACCTAATCGTCGTGCCCGGTTGGAAGGGAGCCGGCGTCCACGTACCCGATAGTTTGACAGGCTCCTTACGGCGCGCTCATGCGCGCGGCGCAAGGCTCGCATCAATATGTTCGGGCGCATTCGTCCTTGCCGCAACCGGTCTGTTGGATGGTGCGGTGGTAACGACCCACTGGCGCTATGCAGACGCACTTCGCCGTCAGTTTCCTGCGATCGAGGTGGATGAAGCATCGCTCTATCGTGGTGCGGACGGCATCTTCACTTCGGCAGGCAGCGCGGCCGGGATCGACTTGATGCTTGAAATCGTACGGCAGGACTTTGGCTCTGACGCGGCCAATTCCGTTGCCCGGCGAATTGTCATGCCCGCGCATCGCAGTGGTGGGCAAGCGCAGTTTCTTGAACGTCCTGTGAGCATTAGGCCCACTGCGGAAATTGCACCGCTGCTTGACCTAATGAGACAGCAGATCCATTGCCGTTGGCCTATACAGGACATGGCGCGCGAAGCACGTATGAGTAAACGCACCTTCGAGCGGCGCTTTGTAGAGGCAACGGGTCAATGGCCAGGCGAATGGCTGATCGGTGAACGAGTCGCGGCCGCAAAAGAACTCCTCATCCAAACAAAAAGCCCCATGGAAGAGATAGCAGAGGCTGTTGGTTTTGGTAGTTCCCACACATTGCGACATCATTTCCGCCGCTTAGTGAAGCTCAGTCCCAGTGAGTATCGTAGCCAGTTTTCTGATAACCGATCGGGCGCGGATGCGGTATTATAATGCAGTCTGTGACGTCCTCCCAGTTTGCTCAGCCAATTTGAAGGTTAGTTTTCCGGCGTCGTGACGACCTACGAGGAAGGCCGCCTGGATGAGAAACCCGGCCCCACGGCGGGATACGGCCAGCCTACAACCACCGAGAAGCTTTTCGACAAGTCCGCCAACGGTGTTGCAAATCAGCGTAAATTCCAGAAATGCAGCGAAGACATTGCATCCCCGGATGGACTTCCTCTGCGGATGACAGCGAGTTTTTGTCTCTCAATGTCCTTTTATGGTGGCCAGTGAATGCTGTGTAACGGACACCCAATTTCGCCACGGTTGAGCCGCAGCGGCATAGCTTATTTCTTCCCCGGTGACGCCTGTTCAACGATCACCAGCCCCACGGTGGCAGAGTCAGGGGCGCGCTCGCAGCGATATTGCGGCCGCTGTCAATGTCCGGACTGGCAATTTTGCTTATCTTGACAACGCCAACACTAAACCGCATTTCGGACGCCGATATGCGGTCGAAATCAACAAGCGCTTCAAGAGTCGTTTTGAGATCGCGGGTGTCATACCAGCTTGTTGCCTGCATGCTTCTTGAGGGTGCCATGAATGGCGGCGGGCGCTGCGGCGTAAAAAATCCGGGTACGCCATGGGTCATAATGTGAGCGGCAGCCATCTGGTTGATGACTCCGCGCTGACTATCGTTCTGCCAGGCACTGCCAAACCATTGGCTCCAGCCAGCATCGGTGCTAGCCCGCTCCCAGAAAGTTCGCAGTTTATTGACGCGATCAACCGGCGCGTTCCCGCAATGATGGCTGCGTTTATGGCACCGATCGAAATGCCCGAAACCCATGTCGGTTCAATGCCGCGCTCAGCCATGGCCTCATAGACCCCAACCTGAAGAGCCTAGCGCGCCGCCGCCCTGAATGACCAGAGCAATGTTCTCGAAGGGTGTGCCACCTCACAGGCAATAACCGGGGGCGCTACAATCGGTGCTAGCCCCGGCACCGACAATCATCGATAGTTTACAATTCAGGTAACTTTCTTTGTGCATAGCATCATTGTTCGGATCGTGAAATCTGCGACCTATGGACCTCCAGCGACGTCACGGACAGGTGCTTCCCCAATACTAGGTCGGGTTAGGGAAAGTACTCGACTCGGGCAAATCACGCAGTCCCGTCTTCATTCTGAGGATCGGCGTTGGCGAGCGCTAACACTGAAGGGGATAAAAAGATGATTTCACCAAAAGCTCTATTGCGTTGTGGCAGCGCGATAATCCTGGCGGCTGCCGTGCTGCCTGGCCTGGGCTATGCGCAATCCGCACCCGAAGCCCAAACGGCTCAAGATGGGGTGACGGTCGTAACCGTTCAGAAGCGCCGAGAGGATGCTCGCTCTGTTCCGGTAAGTGTCAGCGCCCTGAGTGCGGCGGCGCTTGAGAAACACCATGTGGCAGACTACGCGGATTTGGCCCGTCTGGTGCCGGGGCTATCTTTCACGAACACCGGCAACAGTGGCCTGTCTCGCATAAGCCTCCGCGGCGTAAGTTCGTCTGAAGGGGCCGCAACCGTTGGCGTATACCTGAATGATGTTTCACTTACGTTGCCCAATCAATTTTTTACCGGTGTCACGATGCCCCGAATTTTCGACCTGGAGCGGGTTGAAGTGTTGCGTGGCCCCCAAGGGACGCTTTTCGGCGATAGCTCTATGGGCGGGACAATCCGCTTCATTACAAAAGCACCTCGGCTCGAGGACTATAGCGGTTATATGTCGGCAGAGGTCTCTTCAACGGAAGGCGGTGACCTGAACCACAAGATCGAAGGCGCGGCCAATTTGCCTCTAAACGACCAGTTCGCGCTCCGCATTGCCGCCGTCAACGAGTTCCAGAGCGGCTTTGTCGATCATGTGGATTCAACCGGTCAAGTCGATCGCGATAACGTCAACTCCGAACGCACAACGGCGGCACGAGCGACACTGCTTTTTGTCCCTTCGGATTCGCTGAAAGTTACGGCATCCTTGCAGTGGCAGAAAGTATCCAGCGCCGATACAGGCATCTTCAATCCAGCGCTGCCGAAGTTCCAGCAGGATAAAATTGTTCGCGAGCCTAGCCGAGATAACCTCTACGTGCCGAGCCTAACTATCGAAAAAACCTTCGGCGATCTCACTTTTACGTCGGTCACAAGCTACGCTCACCGCGAGTTTGCTCGAACTTTCGACGCGACTATCTTTGACAGCTCCTACGTCGCCTTCACTCTCGATCCAAACTTTGGGACCAACTACGACACGCTGGCGGCTCTGCCGGGGATTTTTCCAAACACCGATACAACACGGAGTTGGTCGCAGGAATTTCGTCTGGCTAGCCCCGGTATTAAAGAGTCCGGCAAGCGGTATGAGTGGCAAGCTGGCCTTTATGTGTCCAGCCTGAGAGTAACCGGCATTGATGACGAGTATGTCCAAGGGCTGAACGAGACTGTGCAACAGCTGTATGGTCGAACAGTCGAAGACCTGCTCGGCTACGCGGCGCCGGACGACAGGCTCGGATACTTCCATACGCGCAGCCGCTATCAACAGGCGTCGTTATTTGCAGAAGGCTCCTATCTGGTCACGCCGAAACTCAAAGCGACGCTAGGTCTCAGATATACGAAAGCCGAGAGCCGCTATCGTGTTGATGAAGGCGGCTGGCTCTACAGCGCCGTGCCGGCAACGGATAGCGCCGAACAGAGCTCAAGCCCAGTGACGCCTAAACTGGCCTTTGTTTACGAACTGACCAGCACGGTAAACCTCTTTGCCAGCGCCTCGAAGGGCTTCAGGTTGGGTGGTCAGAACGCACCCGTTCCAACTTATTGCGCTTCCGCTCTGTCGTCGCTGGGACTCACCAATGACGCCGTTAAATCATTCGGTTCCGACTCTCTTTGGAGCTATGAAGGGGGCATCAAGGCACGGCTATTTTCTAATCGCGTAAGCCTAAACGCATCGGCCTTCTACGTCGACTGGGAGGATGTCCAGCAACGTCTTCTCCTGGGGTCGTGTGGCTATAATGTTACCGTCAATGCGGGTACGGCGCGCAGCCAGGGCGGTGAGTTCGAAGCCACGGCACGTCTAACCGACAATCTGGTCCTCAATGTGTCGGGAACCGTCACCGATGCTACGATTACGGACGCCGCCGTAGGTTCAGGCGCGGTAAACGGTCAGCATCTCCTTTCCGTACCTCGCAATAACTACACCATCGGTCTGGATTATACCCGCGCGCTGGGGGAGGGCATGGTTGGGTACGCCAGTATCGCCGTGACACACACGGGACGAAGCAATGGCTCCTTCTCCCGGACCAACACAGACTTCGAGCGCCCGGCCTATGATGTGGTAAACACCAACCTGGGGCTGGAGACCAGGAGCCTGACGTGGTCGATCTTTGCGAAAAACCTCTTCGACGAAGATAAAATCATACAGCAGCCCTCAGTGCTGTTTACGACGCACGGCTTGACGATCCGCCCGCGCACGGTTGGGATCAATGTCAGAAAGACCTTCTAAGGTAACGGCCGTAAAGAGTGAGAGCGGCTTTGGATCGAAAGGTCCGAAGCCGTTTGCGTTGGTAGTGCAAACCTATTATCTCGCGGGTATGTCCTCCTGCGTTTGGTGCTTCATAGGTAAGGTGTGTTGATGGGCAGACTTGGTGATAAAGCCGCTCAGGCGCGGGCGGCGCGACCCGTAGGGAAAGACTTTTCCGAGGGTTTGTCCCGTGGACTGTCTGTCATCCGTGCATTGGGATCTAGCCCTTCCGCATTAACCCTCAGCGAGGTCGCACGCCGGTTGGCGCTACCGCGTGCCACGACGAGACGGGCGATAATCACTCTGATCTACTTGGGATATGCCGAAGCTACTGATGAAGGATATCGTTTGTCGCCCAAAGTGCTGCATCTTTCGGGCATGTTTGTTCCATTTCCTGTATCCGCGCTTGTCTTCCAGGCAGTCTGTGATCGTCTAGCAGAGGAGTCGCGAACTACGGTCTATGTGGCGACCCTCGAGGGAGACAGCGTGGTGTCCATTGCCGCTAAACAAGGGCCTGGCGATAAACTTTACGTGCCACCAATCGGGGCCCGATTAAGCCCATTTGAGACGGCAGCGGGGCAGGTTTTATGTGGAGGGCTGTCAAAGACCGCGCGGGCGCAATACCTTCACCAGTATGCGCCTACAGCGGCGAGGAGCGCGACCCTGTCAAGTGAGGGACGCCTGCGTCAGCGCCTCAATGAGGTAGCTGCAAGCGGCTACGCTTTGTGGGTCGAAGAAGACGGTAGGATGGAGTTGGCCGTTCCCATCTCGCATGGAAGTCAAACGGCCGCATTCGCGTTGGTTTTGCGTTTCGCTGCACCGGACGCATCTTTTGAGTTCCCGCTTGAAAGCCACTTGCCAGTCCTGCTACGCGAAGCGGCGGTCCTTTGCTGCCAACTTGAATAGCTGGTCTGCCACTTTGCCCGCTTCGGCTATTCGTAGAACTCTGGAGCTAGTCGGATCGACTGAATTTGAACCGGATCGTGGAAAAGAATCATCTTCGCCGATCGATCGACGGTTAACGATTTCAAACGCCGAATAGCTGCCAAGGCCGCGACTTCGTCGGAGCATTCGCCTGGCAGCCGTTCGTGGTCGAAGTTTTCTTGCAGGTCACCGGCGTCGAAAGGCAGGACAATGGTTTGACCGCTCGGCAGAGTGATGATCGCAGATTGGTGTCCTGGGGTGTGGCCGGCCGTATCTAGCAACTCAAGTCCGGGCATGGCATCCCAGTCACCGTCTTTCAGATCCCAGTCCATATCCGGCATGCTGTAGTCCTCCCTGAAGTAGGCAAAGCCAGCGTACTCGGAGAAAGCGTAGTCGAATTCTCGACGCTGGAGGGAGATGCGCGCGTGCCGGAATCGCTTGAGCGAACCGCAGTGGTCGAGGTGTAGATGCGACAGGATCACATGCTTGACGTCCTCATAGCCGATGCCGATAGCTTCAAACTGACGATCAAGCCGGTGATCGCGTCGCACAACTGGCGGCATCAACCCCAGATCGAGGAACTTCTTCCGAACCTGGTCCGGATCAGCCAGAGTGTCCTCGTTCATGCCGCAATCGAGCATCACCCATCCGTGAGACGTGTCTAGCAAATAGGCGCACACTGGCGCACTCAATATGAAACGTCCACCGCGGTCTTTCGTGGAGACGGTTTTGGGTATGAACTCAAATCCACACAGCAGAACAAACAAGCGGCGGACATCGGTCGTCAAACTCATCACCTTTATACGTCTAGGTAGCTTTTGGCCGAGCCTAGGTAGCCCACGAGGGCGAGACGGACTCGGCTAGACTATGGCTATAGGGGCGGGAGGGGGGCGGATGTATGAGTAATTGTGCAAGTTTTGTGGGGAGGTTTGCCAACCTTTATCGCCCGCGACGCGCGTAAAAGTCGATCGCGAGTGCTGTTTGCAACAGAAAGTGCGTTCGATTATCGAACAAGCCTGTCTGTCGGTTAGTAACGATGTTGACGCTTATCGTATGACCCTGAATAGTAGCCAGAGTTCGCGTGATCCTTGGCTTAAATGCCGCACTAGGCTCATGCTAGTGAACGGTACATTTTCAGGTCAAGACCATGTCAACCTTTGCGAAAAGTTCGAAATCGATGGCGGCGGGGGCGAGCGACTGGTTATCGATCGCTGTAGTTTACGTTATAACCTTCTTGAGCATGGCCTCAGTGACATGCGTTGTCCCCCTTTTGGGAGATATTCAGAGCTATTCAGGGGCAACGCCCACGGCCCTTGGCTTTTCGCTCGCATTGTTTTCAGCACCCTCAGCTATTTTGGCGACTTTTGGAGGCGGGGCCATTGATCGTTTTGGGGCTCGGCCTAGTCTCATCGTAAGTGCCCTCGTTGCGCTACTCGCCGATCCGGTCGCGTATCTCATGCCGGGCGCGCTCGGACTGAATGTGGCGATGGTGTTGGCGGGGCTTGGTTTTGCCGGTATCAGTATTGCTGCGCCAGCCCTCATCATGACGACAGTGCAGGGCACGAAGTGCGTGCGTGCGATGTCTGTGTGGTCGACATATCCTTGCGCCGGCTACGCCGTGGGACTGATTACAGGCGGACAACTGGCCGGAACCGACAACTGGCGGCTGACCTTTGTTGCACACGGGGTAATGTTGGTCTTGGCCCTTCTATGTACCCCATTCATAGCGAAGCCGACTATAAAGGGGCTTGAAG encodes:
- the ftrA gene encoding transcriptional regulator FtrA encodes the protein MPNLQNPLVVALLYDGLCTFEFGIVAEVFGLARPEMGPTWYRFASCAIEPGPLRAHGGFSIIADGASDLIEHADLIVVPGWKGAGVHVPDSLTGSLRRAHARGARLASICSGAFVLAATGLLDGAVVTTHWRYADALRRQFPAIEVDEASLYRGADGIFTSAGSAAGIDLMLEIVRQDFGSDAANSVARRIVMPAHRSGGQAQFLERPVSIRPTAEIAPLLDLMRQQIHCRWPIQDMAREARMSKRTFERRFVEATGQWPGEWLIGERVAAAKELLIQTKSPMEEIAEAVGFGSSHTLRHHFRRLVKLSPSEYRSQFSDNRSGADAVL
- a CDS encoding N-acyl homoserine lactonase family protein, with translation MTTDVRRLFVLLCGFEFIPKTVSTKDRGGRFILSAPVCAYLLDTSHGWVMLDCGMNEDTLADPDQVRKKFLDLGLMPPVVRRDHRLDRQFEAIGIGYEDVKHVILSHLHLDHCGSLKRFRHARISLQRREFDYAFSEYAGFAYFREDYSMPDMDWDLKDGDWDAMPGLELLDTAGHTPGHQSAIITLPSGQTIVLPFDAGDLQENFDHERLPGECSDEVAALAAIRRLKSLTVDRSAKMILFHDPVQIQSIRLAPEFYE
- a CDS encoding helix-turn-helix domain-containing protein encodes the protein MGRLGDKAAQARAARPVGKDFSEGLSRGLSVIRALGSSPSALTLSEVARRLALPRATTRRAIITLIYLGYAEATDEGYRLSPKVLHLSGMFVPFPVSALVFQAVCDRLAEESRTTVYVATLEGDSVVSIAAKQGPGDKLYVPPIGARLSPFETAAGQVLCGGLSKTARAQYLHQYAPTAARSATLSSEGRLRQRLNEVAASGYALWVEEDGRMELAVPISHGSQTAAFALVLRFAAPDASFEFPLESHLPVLLREAAVLCCQLE
- a CDS encoding rhodanese-like domain-containing protein, whose amino-acid sequence is MPTAVTAVAPAPSHLAREHFAAEFTFETDCWDVHESLSKGADFVLLDVRSPALFAKGHVPGAINLPHGKIVTSKMAQWSEDTIFVTYCAGPHCNGAARGGLRLADLGRPVKIMAGGVTGWLDEGFSLQVEPT
- a CDS encoding TonB-dependent receptor encodes the protein MISPKALLRCGSAIILAAAVLPGLGYAQSAPEAQTAQDGVTVVTVQKRREDARSVPVSVSALSAAALEKHHVADYADLARLVPGLSFTNTGNSGLSRISLRGVSSSEGAATVGVYLNDVSLTLPNQFFTGVTMPRIFDLERVEVLRGPQGTLFGDSSMGGTIRFITKAPRLEDYSGYMSAEVSSTEGGDLNHKIEGAANLPLNDQFALRIAAVNEFQSGFVDHVDSTGQVDRDNVNSERTTAARATLLFVPSDSLKVTASLQWQKVSSADTGIFNPALPKFQQDKIVREPSRDNLYVPSLTIEKTFGDLTFTSVTSYAHREFARTFDATIFDSSYVAFTLDPNFGTNYDTLAALPGIFPNTDTTRSWSQEFRLASPGIKESGKRYEWQAGLYVSSLRVTGIDDEYVQGLNETVQQLYGRTVEDLLGYAAPDDRLGYFHTRSRYQQASLFAEGSYLVTPKLKATLGLRYTKAESRYRVDEGGWLYSAVPATDSAEQSSSPVTPKLAFVYELTSTVNLFASASKGFRLGGQNAPVPTYCASALSSLGLTNDAVKSFGSDSLWSYEGGIKARLFSNRVSLNASAFYVDWEDVQQRLLLGSCGYNVTVNAGTARSQGGEFEATARLTDNLVLNVSGTVTDATITDAAVGSGAVNGQHLLSVPRNNYTIGLDYTRALGEGMVGYASIAVTHTGRSNGSFSRTNTDFERPAYDVVNTNLGLETRSLTWSIFAKNLFDEDKIIQQPSVLFTTHGLTIRPRTVGINVRKTF